In Suncus etruscus isolate mSunEtr1 chromosome 9, mSunEtr1.pri.cur, whole genome shotgun sequence, the genomic window ATCTCTTATTGTTGGATCTTCCCTCTTTTGGGCACCTCCCTTTTTCCCTAGTTCATTCAGTAAGCTCTGGACATGCCACATGGAGAGAGGAGCTCTGTACATAAAGTGTCTTGAAGTGTCAATCTGGTAACTGAAACGGGGCCTTATTTTGGTTTCTAGGGAGAGAAAATGGAGCCTGGGTAATCTATAGCCTCTAGCTAGGGTTTAGAGACAAGAAACTGTTGTAACTTAGCTAGTATGGAGCTGAGAACATAGGGTAGAAATGGAGTGATCATTCAGAACTCCTTGGTGAAGATCCTGGAAGGCCATACGAGCATGTTTTATCTGGACTGGCAGCAGATCACCAGAGGAGAAACTGAGTAAGTTCCAGAATGATCAGGGCAAGATTTTCTAAATACTCAGGAGACCTAAGAAGAATGGCTGATTGATCAGAACTAAGAGGTAGGGCAGCTGgcaaaaaaaagttatatccTTGTGGCCAGATGGGTATCTGAGGGCACAGAAACAGGGTTAGAATCGAtcatgttgggcccggagagatagcacagtggcgtttgccttgcaagcagccaatctagtaccaaaggtggttggttcgaatcccggtgtcccatatggtcccccgtgcctgccaggagctatttctgagcagacagccaggagtaacccctgagcactgccgggtgtggcccaaaaacaaaaaaaaaaaaacaaaaaaaaaatcgatcaTGTTGGACCAGAAGTGTCCCTGATGAGCTGTCCCCTGTAGATAAGGAAGAGCTGTGGCTAGAGTGCCTGGGGATTTGGCCCTTAGAACTTTCCAGCCAGGGCTTTGTGCATTTTGGCTAGAGGAGCTTCCAGGGTAGGTGATGCATCTTCAGGGTAGTCAGGCTAAGAGCACTTAAAGAGATGCTGGTACAGAAATTCATCTTGTGGCTCAGTCAGACTTCTTCAAATTGACCCCATTCTTTTTGATATGGATCATCTTGGCTAGGACAGGGATAGTGAAGTTGTATGCTATAGAGTCCCAGGCTCTCAAGGCCTGGAAGTCAGGTAAGGGTGAATTAGAACCAGGAGCCAGCACCAAATTCTTTCTGCCAGAATCTAGCTATTAGGATTTCAGACTCAGCAGCCCTGTTCTGGTGCTATCACCTTTCTTCATAATACATTGAAGATAAGTGGAGCAAATACTTGCCATTCTTCTGGCCACTCCTAGAACAGTTtgacttacttttttgtttggtggaGGAATGCCTTGTTATTCAGgccttgtttctggctctgtgcttagggatcactcctcaagGGGTCtgcagggtgccagggatggcaacctaggtcagctgcatgcaaggcattgtCCTCTACAATAGCCCCTAGTGTGGCTTTCTAGTCTGGACCTTGTCACCTCAGAGTCTGTACATGTTTTCGATTATACtgcgttgtttttttttttttttttttttttgggccacacttggcagtgctcaggggttacccctggctctgcgctcagaaatcattcctggcaggctcaggggaccctatgagatgctgggaatcgaacccgggtccatcctgggaaggctgcatgcaaggcaaataccctaccgctttgctatcactTCCCCCAACCCCAGCCATATATATGGCTTTGTAGAAAACTCAATCAGACTCTATTTTTTTAGAAACAGAATTTTGAGAAAGTGGAGGACCTACTTAATGCTATCTCCATAGTTCGTGTCCGAAGCTGATGGTCTGCCATGATGTGTATCATTCATGCTGACAAGTCTGTACTGTGAAGGCAGGAGAGCTATGGGGGGCTGGATCTTTTGCTGTGACTGGTTTGGGATGTCTGGGGGATGTACCAGTTCTCTTGATGTAAGTTTGGTTTCTTGCATGGATCCTGAGATTTTTTTGGGCCTGCATAGTCCTACCCTTGGCTCTTTAAAGTTTTCTGTGTGAAGGCTATTTCAGGAAGTGGCCCCACAAATAAACCTTGAGTCCGTGTTCCTCTTTTTAGAGCCCAGCTTTTCCCAGATCAGTGACTTGCCTGATTTCTCAGTAATGGAAGGGAAAAAGAGGCATCCTTCCCCACTCCAGATCTCTTAGCTTTTGTCCAAGGTCCACCCATTTCCCAACTCTGTTACATAATTTGGAGATTCTCTAGGTTTAATGCTGCCCCTTGAGGGGGAATGGGAATGAGGGTGAGAACAAAGCCTGCCCTTCTTTCACCTGGCTTGGCGCTTAGTCTGACTTGTCCTCTTTACTTTCCTTCTAGTTGACATTCGAGAAATCAAGGAAATTCGCCCAGGGAAGACCTCACGGGACTTTGATCGCTACCAAGAGGACCCTGCTTTCCGCCCAGACCAATCACACTGTTTTGTCATCCTATATGGAATGGAATTTCGACTAAAGACCCTGAGCTTGCAAGGTGGAAAACACGGGGTCAGAGGAGCtatggggtggggaagggagaaGTCATTTGTACTCTTGTACTGCCAGCTCAACTACTGACCTATTGCTTACAGCTACATCTGAGGATGAGGTGAACATGTGGATCAAGGGCTTAACTTGGTTGATGGAGGACACGTTGCAGGCAGCCACCCCGCTGCAGATCGAGAGGTGAGAACCACCCTTGGCTTGGTACTGTTAGGGAGACACATTGTCCTGATGCTTCTTGCTGACCTTCTCCAGGCCTGGCTGGAGAAACAGACtcatcttttgtttctttccacAGGTGGCTCAGGAAGCAGTTTTACTCGGTGGATCGGAATCGCGAAGATCGGTAGGTAGAGCTGTGGCTTAAACCTAGTGTGCGATGAATTGGGAAAGCCAGACCATTGGTTATTGCCTTATAGCAGCTACGTAAAGAATAAGAGGATTCAGGAAGCTGCCTCAGGCAGAGCTGGTTCAGGGCAGGTATTTCTGGCTCAAGTAGATTTCCAGTGCGAGAACATAGGGGCATAGGCTTTGTGTCTTGCCAGTATGGACAGAGACAGGAAGTGCAGAATTAATGGCTCTGGGTGTCCTAAAGTGAGAGTCAGGGGACCTGTTGTGTCTGGAGAGGAAAGACTTGAGGCTCACAGTTTTGAGCAGATAATGTGAAAGTCAGAAAACCAAGGAAGATGGGGTATAAGAAAGATTTAGAGCAGAGTTGAGAATGACTGTAAGAAGGGTGGGGGTCACTAGAAAGTGACTGAAAGGGGAAGGTCTCTGGGAGAAGCACATTGGAGGATGTCTGGGGTCCACTTGGACATGTTCTATTTTATGATGCCCTTTGGTTTCCTTTAAGTAGATTGAGTAGTTTGGAGAAGAAATTGAGAGCTGGAGCATGTAGATTAGAGGTTCCTAAATTTACTGGTCCTGCTGCCCCTttttcagggggaaaaaaaaaaagactcaacacCTCTATAGGAATTTAGAtttttgagtgctgccaggtgtggcccaaaaaccaaaaaaaaaaaaaaaaaaaaggaatttagctTTTTTAACGGAGCAAATAAAAGGGCCTCTCATTGCTCTTATGGCTACTCCTGCCCACTTCCCCCAACCCAATGGAACTGGGGTCGGGGAACATGGTAgtgcccactttgggaaacactggacTGTTGATGATCCTGAAGGGCACGTACTGGAGGACATCATGGAGTGAGTGCtgtaaaaaaatgggaagaggccCAAGAGGTCAGAGATTGGGAGACAAAGAGGATCCTGAAGGTGAGTTGAGGAAAATCTCAAGGATAGTTTGAGGAGCCCCAGCTAGATTTTAGCCAGGCCAGGCCTGTGAAGTGTGATAAGGGAAAGGACTTAGCAGTATTGAGGTGATTAGTGATCTGGGGTGGGCTGTGACAGGATCTAGGAAGGTCTCAGGGCATCAGGGGGTATGGACAATTCCTTCAGCCATCCCTGTGAGGTAAATGCACACAACAGTTTGTTGGGTTGTTGGTAGCCAGGCATTCACCAAGAATCAGGGCTGATGCCTGTGCAAGAGGGAGTGTCCCTAGAGAGTTTGATGCTGCCTACCAGGTTCTTGGCTTAGAGGATGAGAGGGGGCTGCTCTCCTGTCGTCTCCCTGACACTACCTTCCAGGAATGAAAGCCTCTCATTCCCCTCTCCTCGGTCCCATTAACAGGCCCAGCTGAAGCCCCTAGTTCACATCCCCAGAGGGATACAGGGGTGCTGCCCTTTCAGGGCCCAGGAGAATACCTTTTTCAGTATGATCGTCTCCTCCTCATGCCAGAGTTGTTGAGGCCAACTCTCCCATCACCCAGCAGTAATGATTGTAGATTCTATCCTGCCTACATCTGTCCTCAGGGACCATCCGCCACCTCTGGGTATTGAGAAGTCAGATGCAGTGCAGCTGTGGGACGGAGGCTGTTGTTTTTCATAGTCTGACCCTCATGCCTGACCCTCTCCTGAACCTTGACAGTCACTGGGGCTTTCCTTTGCTCAGATGAGAAAATCAAGGGGCAAAAAAGGAAGGGACATCCATTCTGCTCCAGTCTTGCTCCTAGGACTCCGCTCCCACAGTAGTGTTGCTTACTTGTCCAGCTCCGGGTAGACTTAGGCCACTGGTCAGAAGTCACAGAAGTCATAGGTGATCCATTGCGATGTCTTTCTTTCCTTAGTATATCGGCCAAGGATCTGAAGAACATGCTGTCCCAAGTCAACTATCGTGTCCCCAACATGCGCTTCCTCCGAGAGCGGCTGACGGTAAGGCTTCCTGTGTCATGTGCCAGAGGATCAAGGAAGCCAGGTTGAGAGCCTGACACGTCCTCCCCACCCTCTTGCAGGACCTGGAGCAGCGCAGCAGTGACATCACCTATGGGCAGTTCGCTCAGCTGTACCGAAGCCTCATGTACAGCGCCCAGAAGATGGTGCATGAGACACCTACCCCCTACAGCCCTCATCCCTGCTCTCACCCCAGCCCTAACCCCGCTTGCCTCAGCCCTGCAGCCCTGCTTTGGGGCTTTGGGGTGCCATTTTTCCAGCTCTTCTCTTGACGCCTGCCCTTATATGCTGCCCTAGCCTTTCTTTCTGAGAACCCCTTTCCCATATGATCTCTAAGGGCTCTCGCTCTGACAAGATTCTATCTTCTGCAGATGGACATCCCCTTCTTAGAAGCCAGGATTTCAAGGTTTGGTTTTAAGTAGGGGGGTGGGATCTTCCTTGGGCCCGTGGGTGATTCCTAGTACAGGTGGGAGGTGTGGTCCTTGCATGAGTGAGCTGTCTCAGATCCTGTTGGCAACTCTACTGGTGGAGAACTGGGTTCTACCCTCTACAGAGTGCCTTGTTGTATAGCCTTTACTGCCAGCTGTCCCCCAGGCACGTCCCTTCATTCTTTCAGGACAGTAGAGCAGTCAGAGCCTGGCCAGATGTCCCTTTCTGAATTCCAGCAGTTTCTTCTTGAGTACCAGGGGGTATGCAGCggcttgggctgggctggggctgAAGGGCGTTGGGCTCAGGGCCTAGAGCAGGGGCTTCATATGCTTCTCCCTCTTTGTTCCCCTTAGGAACTGTGGGCAGTTGACCGGCTGCAGGTGCAGGAGTTCATGCTAAACTTCCTCCGAGACCCCCTCCGAGAGATCGAGGAGCCGTACTTCTCTCTGGATGAGGTGAGCCCgccctttctctccttctcagAGAGAATAAATGGAGCCGAGCAAGAGCGCTGGCCTTCTTCTCTAGCTACAAAGCAGCCTGTCTTCTCTGATAACCCCACGCCACTGTGTTATAACCTTCCACTTTTGCTTCTGCAGTTTGTCACCTTCCTGTTCTCCAAAGAGAACAGTGTGTGGAACTCGCAGCTGGATGCAGTGTACCCAGACACCATGAATAACCCTCTCTCTCACTACTGGATCTCCTCTTCACATAACACGTGAGTCTCCCATCCTCCCTGTGAGGATGTGAGGGAGGGGCTGGCCCAACCCCTTTGACTCTGGTCCTCTCTCCAGGTACCTGACAGGAGACCAATTCTCCAGTGAGTCTTCCCTGGAAGCCTATGCCCGATGCCTGAGGATGGGCTGTCGTTGCATTGAGTGTGCGTAGCACAGAGCTGATATGGGCAGCAGGGAGGTGGTGTCAGGCCTGCTCACTTGACCTCATGTTGAACTCATGTTGCTCCCCAGTGGACTGTTGGGACGGCCCTGATGGGATGCCAGTCATTTATCATGGACACACGCTTACCACCAAGATCAAATTCTCTGATGTGCTTCATACCATTAAGGAGCATGCCTTTGTGGCCTCAGAGTAAGTAGGGGATGGGGAAGCCATGGGCCCCTAGCTTGACTCCAGTTCTCTCTCATTGACTCCTATGGCAATGGGTTCCTCTGCCTTGTTTTTGATCCTTTCATTTGCTTGAGCCATTTCCTTGCAAGCCTCCCTATTCCTGCATTCCCTAGCCCGCCCCCTTCATGGTGCTTTCTCTTTAGCCTGTGGAATAGTCATGCTTCCCCAAAATAAGTATAGCCGTAGCCCTGGCCAcagtccttccttttcttctcccttcacaTCCCATgtcccattctgtggtggctgTGCACTTCTCCTGTAATCACTAGTCTCTTCCCAAGTCACAGTCGCTGTCACAAAGGACTCTCCAGTAGCTGAATTGCGgagtttcttctcttctcccttgcTGTCTCCTGATCTCTTGTACTGCTTTTTCACCCTCCATAAATGACCAACCCTGGGAACTCCTCTCTGTACTTTCACTCCTTGGTCTGTACTGAAACTCCAGCTCCCTCCAGCTCTCAGAACCTACCTCTACTTTGTTTTAGCTTCCCTTTAGACTATAGGCCCATGCTTCTGACCACAGCGCTCTGAGAGACTCCTTGGACTGAGCCTTGAAAAGTCCTGCAGAATTACAGATTCTGTCTCAGCACACTGATACAGTCCCTTCCCGTAGGTACCCAGTTATCCTGTCTATCGAGGATCACTGCAGCATTGCCCAACAGAGGAATATGGCCCAGTACTTCAAGAAGGTGCTTGGGGATACACTCCTTACCAAGCCTGTGGACATTGCTGCCGATGGACTCCCCTCACCCAACCAGCTCAAGAGGAAGATTCTTATCAAGGTAAGCCAGTAGGCTTAGAGGTGTGGGGTCCACTTTCCCATGCCTCTCCTAGGCAATTGTGCTAGCAGTCTGGCACTCTAGGCCTGGTGAGGAAGCAAGAGACCCTAAGACACCTGGCCTCCCCCTACAGCACAAGAAACTGGCTGAGGGCAGTGCCTATGAGGAGGTGCCTACATCCGTGATGTACTCAGAGAATGACATCAGCAACTCCATCAAGAATGGCATTCTCTACCTAGAGGACCCCGTGAACCATGTGAGCACAGGGCCAGTGGGACCTAGCACAGTGGAGCATGCGGAAAGGGCCCTGGCTCACAGGCCTGTTGTGTTCTCTCCCAGGAGTGGTACCCCCACTACTTTGTCTTGACCAGCAGTAAAATCTACTACTCTGAGGAGACCAGTAGTGACCAGGGCAATGAGGATGAGGAGGAGCCCAAAGAGGTGAGGGGCTGGCCCAGGGTTGTGGGCTGGGCTGGGGTCACAGTGTCTGAAGGCCTTTGCTGTTGCCCTCCCCCCTCACAGGCCAGCAGCAGCACAGAGCTGCACTCCAATGAGAAGTGGTTCCACGGGAAGCTTGGGGCTGGGCGGGACGGGCGGCACATCGCAGAGCGCCTGCTCACCGAGTACTGCATCGAGACTGGGGCCCCCGACGGCTCCTTCCTTGTGCGCGAGAGCGAGACCTTTGTGGGCGACTACACCCTCTCTTTCTGGTAACCCATCCCCAGAGTCTGTTCTCCAGAGGGCGTTAGGCCCCGCTGCCCACCCCATTCTGTGGTTGCCATGAAGTCACTCCTGCATGGCCAGCCGAGAAGACAGACCTCATCTCCTTAGGGATTTTCTTCCACCTCCCCCTTTGAAACTGGCACCTCGCTTAGGGGTTATACTGGGTGTTCAAGGCTCTGGCCTGCTTCTCACTGCTCCCCCATCTTCCCCCAGGCGAAACGGGAAAGTTCAACACTGCCGAATCCACTCCCGGCAGGATGCTGGGACCCCCAAGTTCTTCTTGACAGACAACCTTGTCTTTGACTCACTCTATGACCTCATCACACACTACCAGCAGGTGCCCCTGCGTTGCAATGAATTTGAGATGCGCCTCTCAGAGCCTGTCCCACAGACCAATGCCCATGAGAGCAAAgagtaagggaggaaggagacAGTTGGGAGCCTGGGGGGATTTGGTAGGTGCTTCCTGGGCTTTATTCACACCTATCCTCAGGTGGTACCATGCAAGCCTGACCAGAGcacaggctgagcacatgctgATGCGGGTCCCTCGGGACGGGGCCTTCCTGGTGCGGAAGCGAAATGAGCCCAACTCCTATGCCATCTCCTTCCGGTGAGGGGTGTGACCTGAGGGTATATATGTgtatggggtggggagggtgTTCTGGGTTCCCCCCAACCCTTTGTGATTCTTCTGTCTTTATCCAGGGCTGAAGGGAAGATCAAGCATTGCCGAGTCCAGCAGGAGGGCCAGACGGTGATGCTAGGCAACTCTGAATTTGACAGCCTGGTAGACCTTATCAGCTACTATGAGAAGCACCCGCTGTATCGTAAGATGAAGCTGCGGTACCCCATCAACGAGGAGGCACTGGAGAAGATTGGCACAGCTGTGAGGACCCACTGGTTAAAGGggcatggcaggcatggggtctATGTACCAGTGCAGTCCCCTGATCTGAGATGCCTAGAACGCACCCCCACCAGTCATTGGGTGGTTTGGTCTTGGAGTATAGAGCCCCCTTTAGGCTGCTTAGGTTTGCTGGGATCAACTCTGTAGGTGACAGGACAGTGCACTAGAGGGAGTGGCATCTGGCTATGCCTCCGTATAAGATGGGAGAGCCCTGAGATCAAAGGGGTTAAAGGGGATTATTGCTGGAAACTGGTACACCTGAGTCAGGTCAGGGTGAGGAACTTTAGGGGTGAGCCTGATGAGGAAACAAGACCCATAGGACAGAAAGGGCTCTTCGAGTGGCCATGGGTGGCGGGGAGAAGACTTTTCCCCATGGAGAGTTGGGTCTCCATGGTGGATAGGAAGAGAAAGTACTTTTAATTCTGAGGGTAAAACCCTCAGAATAAGTGGAGAAAAAGTGGTTATGGCATCAGGCCCTTCAGGTCATTCCCACTGACCTGGTCACCAGAGCAGGCGGTAGTGGAGGAAGCTCCTGAGTTACTGGGCTGGTGCATGGGGAGCTCTGGCCCTGCTTcatcttctctctctgtttccagGAGCCTGACTATGGGGCCCTCTATGAGGGACGCAACCCTGGTTTCTATGTGGAGGCAAACCCTATGCCAACTTTCAAGGTATGGCCCTTTCCTCTGGACACCGGAAGCTAGGGAGGATCCCCAGCTGCTTGGGGCTTGCAGGTCTCTGCTTGTGGCCCTTCTGTGGTCTTGGTGGAAAAGTGGCATTTGTGGTTTTCGAGGCCTTCGATGTTGTGAGACACTTGTGGTTTGGGTACAACCACAGCACTCCTGGGGccagcccacccacccccaggcctgtccttctttttgcctttttctctttttttaaaaataaatagaggcCACTCTTGGTAGAGCTCAGCCAGGTAAGATGAGTAGTGTTGGTGGCAACCCTGGCCAGAGATGGGGGAGGTGCCactcagtgccagggatggaactcctCTTCCACTTTAGTGCTCTCCTTGCCCCCtcacttattcattcactcattccctTCAGCTGCTTGGATCCTGGGGAGAGTCTTCTCCTACTTTCTGGTGACTACATGGGTCCAGCATGGGGACAGAGGCATTCAGGGCATCGAACAGAGACACTCCTTTTCTATGCTCTCAGCCCAGACTGCATAGGCTAGAGTCTGAGTTCTCTGGGGACCCAGCCAGGGGCTGTAGATTCCACCTGCATTAGGAGGAGCGAGTGTGACTGAGGACCTGAATCTGTCCTGCTCACATCTTCCCTGGGACAGGGTGAGGACAGGAATAGCACCGTGGGGAGCCTTGACAAGGCAGATAGACCTTGACCTAGGTGGGGTGTTCTTTGTTCTTGTAGTGTGCCGTAAAAGCCCTCTTTGACTACAAGGCCCAGAGAGAAGATGAGTTGACTTTCACCAAGAGTGCCATCATCCAGAATGTGGAGAAGCAAGAAGGAGGCTGGTGAGTTTGGTCCCTGGCTCCAGGGGTGTGCTGGGCTGGGGTCCACAGGGCAGAGGTGCTTGTCCTGGTGTGGGGGGTTCCTATCCTGTATGTGTGTCAGCTATGTGTGCTCTGCTGATGGGTGGAACCATGACAAAGGAAACTATTTGTGTGAGGTTGGGGTGTTAGTTGGGGATCAGCACCCGGTGGTTCTCACAGGTGGCGGGGGGACTATGGTGGGAAGAAGCAGCTGTGGTTCCCGTCCAACTATGTGGAAGAGATGGTCAGTCCTGCAGCAGCCCTGGAGCCTGAGAGGGAGGTGAGATGGGGCCCATGGGTGGTCAGGGTTCTCATCCCCAGATGCTCTTGTGCACATCCCCACCTCACCCAGTGCCAGGCATGCACACCCGTGCCAACCCTGGTCTTCTGCTTACACACATCACCTGGGTCTCATCACATGAATGCTCAAAATATACCTTTGTCCTACATGCATGTACACAGCAGACATGCTGACGAgcgccccccccccttccccGGGGCTTTGCTTTCTACAGCACTTGGATGAGAACAGCCCTCTGGGGGACTTGCTGCGGGGGGTCTTGGATGTGCCGGCTTGTCAGATTGGTGAGCCCCCTCCCT contains:
- the PLCG1 gene encoding 1-phosphatidylinositol 4,5-bisphosphate phosphodiesterase gamma-1 isoform X2, with protein sequence MAGAASPCANGCAPGAPSDAEVLHLCRSLEVGTVMTLFYSKKSQRPERKTFQVKLETRQITWSRGADKIEGAVDIREIKEIRPGKTSRDFDRYQEDPAFRPDQSHCFVILYGMEFRLKTLSLQATSEDEVNMWIKGLTWLMEDTLQAATPLQIERWLRKQFYSVDRNREDRISAKDLKNMLSQVNYRVPNMRFLRERLTDLEQRSSDITYGQFAQLYRSLMYSAQKMMDIPFLEARISRTVEQSEPGQMSLSEFQQFLLEYQGELWAVDRLQVQEFMLNFLRDPLREIEEPYFSLDEFVTFLFSKENSVWNSQLDAVYPDTMNNPLSHYWISSSHNTYLTGDQFSSESSLEAYARCLRMGCRCIELDCWDGPDGMPVIYHGHTLTTKIKFSDVLHTIKEHAFVASEYPVILSIEDHCSIAQQRNMAQYFKKVLGDTLLTKPVDIAADGLPSPNQLKRKILIKHKKLAEGSAYEEVPTSVMYSENDISNSIKNGILYLEDPVNHEWYPHYFVLTSSKIYYSEETSSDQGNEDEEEPKEASSSTELHSNEKWFHGKLGAGRDGRHIAERLLTEYCIETGAPDGSFLVRESETFVGDYTLSFWRNGKVQHCRIHSRQDAGTPKFFLTDNLVFDSLYDLITHYQQVPLRCNEFEMRLSEPVPQTNAHESKEWYHASLTRAQAEHMLMRVPRDGAFLVRKRNEPNSYAISFRAEGKIKHCRVQQEGQTVMLGNSEFDSLVDLISYYEKHPLYRKMKLRYPINEEALEKIGTAEPDYGALYEGRNPGFYVEANPMPTFKCAVKALFDYKAQREDELTFTKSAIIQNVEKQEGGWWRGDYGGKKQLWFPSNYVEEMVSPAAALEPEREHLDENSPLGDLLRGVLDVPACQIAIRPEGKNSRLFVFSISMASVAQWSLDVAADSQEELQDWVKKIREVAQTADARLTEGKMMERRKKIALELSELVVYCRPVPFDEEKIGTERACYRDMSSFPETKAEKYVNKAKGKKFLQYNRLQLSRIYPKGQRLDSSNYDPLPMWICGSQLVALNFQTPDKPMQMNQALFMAGGHCGYVLQPSTMREEAFDPFDKSSLRGLEPCGICIEVLGARHLPKNGRGIVCPFVEIEVAGAEYDSTKQKTEFVVDNGLNPVWPAKVFHFQISNPEFAFLRFVVYEEDMFSDQNFLAQATFPVKGLKTGYRAVPLKNNYSEDLELASLLVKINIFAAKENGDLSPFSGTSLRERGSDTSGHLFHGRAREGSFEARYQQPFEDFHISQEHLTDHFDSRERRAPRRTRINGDNRL
- the PLCG1 gene encoding 1-phosphatidylinositol 4,5-bisphosphate phosphodiesterase gamma-1 isoform X1, producing MAGAASPCANGCAPGAPSDAEVLHLCRSLEVGTVMTLFYSKKSQRPERKTFQVKLETRQITWSRGADKIEGAVDIREIKEIRPGKTSRDFDRYQEDPAFRPDQSHCFVILYGMEFRLKTLSLQATSEDEVNMWIKGLTWLMEDTLQAATPLQIERWLRKQFYSVDRNREDRISAKDLKNMLSQVNYRVPNMRFLRERLTDLEQRSSDITYGQFAQLYRSLMYSAQKMMDIPFLEARISRTVEQSEPGQMSLSEFQQFLLEYQGELWAVDRLQVQEFMLNFLRDPLREIEEPYFSLDEFVTFLFSKENSVWNSQLDAVYPDTMNNPLSHYWISSSHNTYLTGDQFSSESSLEAYARCLRMGCRCIELDCWDGPDGMPVIYHGHTLTTKIKFSDVLHTIKEHAFVASEYPVILSIEDHCSIAQQRNMAQYFKKVLGDTLLTKPVDIAADGLPSPNQLKRKILIKHKKLAEGSAYEEVPTSVMYSENDISNSIKNGILYLEDPVNHEWYPHYFVLTSSKIYYSEETSSDQGNEDEEEPKEASSSTELHSNEKWFHGKLGAGRDGRHIAERLLTEYCIETGAPDGSFLVRESETFVGDYTLSFWRNGKVQHCRIHSRQDAGTPKFFLTDNLVFDSLYDLITHYQQVPLRCNEFEMRLSEPVPQTNAHESKEWYHASLTRAQAEHMLMRVPRDGAFLVRKRNEPNSYAISFRAEGKIKHCRVQQEGQTVMLGNSEFDSLVDLISYYEKHPLYRKMKLRYPINEEALEKIGTAEPDYGALYEGRNPGFYVEANPMPTFKCAVKALFDYKAQREDELTFTKSAIIQNVEKQEGGWWRGDYGGKKQLWFPSNYVEEMVSPAAALEPEREHLDENSPLGDLLRGVLDVPACQIAIRPEGKNSRLFVFSISMASVAQWSLDVAADSQEELQDWVKKIREVAQTADARLTEGKMMERRKKIALELSELVVYCRPVPFDEEKIGTERACYRDMSSFPETKAEKYVNKAKGKKFLQYNRLQLSRIYPKGQRLDSSNYDPLPMWICGSQLVALNFQTPDKPMQMNQALFMAGGHCGYVLQPSTMREEAFDPFDKSSLRGLEPCGICIEVLGARHLPKNGRGIVCPFVEIEVAGAEYDSTKQKTEFVVDNGLNPVWPAKVFHFQISNPEFAFLRFVVYEEDMFSDQNFLAQATFPVKGLKTGYRAVPLKNNYSEDLELASLLVKINIFAAKQENGDLSPFSGTSLRERGSDTSGHLFHGRAREGSFEARYQQPFEDFHISQEHLTDHFDSRERRAPRRTRINGDNRL
- the PLCG1 gene encoding 1-phosphatidylinositol 4,5-bisphosphate phosphodiesterase gamma-1 isoform X3, with amino-acid sequence MDIPFLEARISRTVEQSEPGQMSLSEFQQFLLEYQGELWAVDRLQVQEFMLNFLRDPLREIEEPYFSLDEFVTFLFSKENSVWNSQLDAVYPDTMNNPLSHYWISSSHNTYLTGDQFSSESSLEAYARCLRMGCRCIELDCWDGPDGMPVIYHGHTLTTKIKFSDVLHTIKEHAFVASEYPVILSIEDHCSIAQQRNMAQYFKKVLGDTLLTKPVDIAADGLPSPNQLKRKILIKHKKLAEGSAYEEVPTSVMYSENDISNSIKNGILYLEDPVNHEWYPHYFVLTSSKIYYSEETSSDQGNEDEEEPKEASSSTELHSNEKWFHGKLGAGRDGRHIAERLLTEYCIETGAPDGSFLVRESETFVGDYTLSFWRNGKVQHCRIHSRQDAGTPKFFLTDNLVFDSLYDLITHYQQVPLRCNEFEMRLSEPVPQTNAHESKEWYHASLTRAQAEHMLMRVPRDGAFLVRKRNEPNSYAISFRAEGKIKHCRVQQEGQTVMLGNSEFDSLVDLISYYEKHPLYRKMKLRYPINEEALEKIGTAEPDYGALYEGRNPGFYVEANPMPTFKCAVKALFDYKAQREDELTFTKSAIIQNVEKQEGGWWRGDYGGKKQLWFPSNYVEEMVSPAAALEPEREHLDENSPLGDLLRGVLDVPACQIAIRPEGKNSRLFVFSISMASVAQWSLDVAADSQEELQDWVKKIREVAQTADARLTEGKMMERRKKIALELSELVVYCRPVPFDEEKIGTERACYRDMSSFPETKAEKYVNKAKGKKFLQYNRLQLSRIYPKGQRLDSSNYDPLPMWICGSQLVALNFQTPDKPMQMNQALFMAGGHCGYVLQPSTMREEAFDPFDKSSLRGLEPCGICIEVLGARHLPKNGRGIVCPFVEIEVAGAEYDSTKQKTEFVVDNGLNPVWPAKVFHFQISNPEFAFLRFVVYEEDMFSDQNFLAQATFPVKGLKTGYRAVPLKNNYSEDLELASLLVKINIFAAKQENGDLSPFSGTSLRERGSDTSGHLFHGRAREGSFEARYQQPFEDFHISQEHLTDHFDSRERRAPRRTRINGDNRL